DNA from Xanthomonas hyacinthi:
CCTTGCTGCAGTTCCAGGACGACCTGGCATTGGAACGGCGCTGGCTGCTGTCCGGCGCGCACTACGAGAAGACCGCCAACGCCTGGCTGCGCAACCAGGACCGGCATCGCGCCGAACTGATGCCGGTGCTGCAGGCCACCTACGGCCGCGACGCGAAGATCTGGTGGCGGCGCTGGCGCATGTTCTGGATGGCCTGCGCGGCGCTGTTCGGCTACGAGCAGGGCCAGCAGTGGGGCGTGGCGCATTATCGGTTCGTGAGGCGCTGAAGTGCCGGGATTGGGGATTCGGGATTGGGGATTGGCAAAAGCGGGGCTGCGTGCTCTGAAGCGCGACGTGATGCGGATCGGCCCTTGCAGCGATCGCATGGTGCAGGCAGCCGGAAGTGGGGATCGCAGGATCGAATCCCGAATCCCGACTCCCCAATCCCGGCTTTCAACTCACACGGCAGCGGTAATCACGATCTCGATCTTCCACTGCGGATTGGCCAGCTTGGCCTGCACGGTGGCGCGCGCCGGGGTGCTGCCCGGGCACACCCATTCTTCCCAGACCTTGTTCATCTCGGCGAACTCGGCCAGGTCGGTCATGTAGATCTCCGCACGCAGCACCTTGCTCTTGTCGCTGGCGGCGCGCGCCAGCAGTTCGTCGATCGCCGCCAGGACCTGGTGGGTCTGGCCGGCGAT
Protein-coding regions in this window:
- a CDS encoding RidA family protein, giving the protein MIQRFDTGPRMSEMTVHNGVAYLAGQIADDASADIAGQTHQVLAAIDELLARAASDKSKVLRAEIYMTDLAEFAEMNKVWEEWVCPGSTPARATVQAKLANPQWKIEIVITAAV